The following coding sequences are from one Malaciobacter pacificus window:
- the rpoB gene encoding DNA-directed RNA polymerase subunit beta produces the protein MLNSLKSGNRLRVDFAKNPQQIEIPNLLQLQQNSYDSFLMIGQNERTDAGIEKVFKSIFPIHDTQNRITLDYLGSEVGKPKYDVRESMVRGLTYSIPLKINIRLTLWDLDEKTGEKIGVKDMKEQSLFIREIPLMTERTSFIVNGVERVVVNQLHRSPGVIFKEEESNTSDNKLIYTGQIIPDRGSWLYFEYDAKDVLYVRINKRRKVPVTILFRALGYSKEDIIKMFYPVLNIKIKNNKFLTEFNPDDFTGRVEFDIKDDKGNLVIAAGKRLTARKAKALVDGGLKLIEYPLELLMDRSTANTIFDPESGEVLFDSLTNLDELKLKKLLDLGFDSFDIANDLASGVDNSIINAFKADAESLKLLKQTEGIDDENDLSAIRIYKVMRPGEPVTKEAAKEFVKKLFFDPERYDLTKVGRMKMNHKLGVNVPEYVTTLTYEDVIKTVQYLVKVKAGHGHIDDRDHLGNRRIRAIGELLANELHSGLIKMQKAIRDKMTTLSGTLEDIMPHDLVNSKMITSTITEFFTSGQLSQFMDQTNPLSEVTHKRRLSALGEGGLVKERAGFEVRDVHPTHYGRICPVETPEGQNIGLINTLSTFAKVNDLGFIEAPYKKVVDGIVSNEISYYTATQEEGLVIAPGSTKVDENGKIVEPLIEARLDGEILLMERSKVDLIDISSQMVMGVAASLIPFLEHDDANRALMGSNMMRQAVPLLRPSAPVVGTGLEKIVARDAWEAIKADRAGVIEKADAKNIYVRGEDENGAFIDHYTVNKNVRTNNNTSFGQRIAVKEGDIVEKGQVIADGPSMDKGELGVGINAMVAFMPWNGYNYEDAIVLSERLIEEDAFTSVHIYEKDVECRELKHGNEEITRDLPGVKEESITHLDNSGIVKVGTFVKPGMILVGKVTPKGEIKPTPEERLLRAIFGEKAGHVINKSLVCPTSMEGTVVDVKVFTKKGYEKDERAIAEIEAEKAELDVKHHDKLLMLDREEILKINDLLSKSPLDKDVEVDEVTYKKGETIPFDVLTNVNRFAMKKVVSSYSKEVEKKYNEIKEHFIKEKATLRDEHEEKLQVLEHDDILPSGVIKQVKVYIATKRKIKVGDKMAGRHGNKGIVSNIVPKVDMPYLNDGQTVDVILNPLGVPSRMNIGQILEVHLGLVGKKLGAQIQDIFEAKREEFVSELRAKMIEIADVAKLMNGKEFLESLSDEELIKYGQDWTTGVRFATPIFDGVKEEEFAKLFELAKIDSDGKTQLYDGTTGEPMKERVNVGYMYMLKLHHLVDEKVHARSTGPYSLVTQQPVGGKALFGGQRFGEMEVWALEAYGATSVLKEMLTTKSDDVEGRTRAYRAIANGENVPRSGVPETFFVLTKELKALGLDVEIFEEVENDEQ, from the coding sequence ATGTTAAACTCTTTAAAATCTGGTAATAGACTTAGAGTTGATTTTGCAAAAAATCCACAACAAATTGAAATTCCAAACTTATTACAATTACAACAAAATTCGTATGATTCATTTTTAATGATTGGACAAAATGAAAGAACTGATGCTGGTATAGAAAAAGTATTCAAGTCAATTTTTCCAATTCATGATACTCAAAATAGAATCACTTTAGATTACTTAGGCTCAGAAGTAGGAAAACCTAAATATGATGTTAGGGAATCTATGGTTAGAGGTCTAACTTATTCAATTCCTTTAAAAATCAATATTAGATTAACTTTATGGGATTTAGACGAAAAGACTGGTGAAAAAATTGGTGTTAAAGATATGAAAGAACAATCTTTATTCATCAGAGAAATTCCACTTATGACTGAAAGAACATCATTTATCGTAAATGGTGTTGAAAGAGTTGTTGTTAATCAATTACATAGATCTCCGGGTGTTATCTTTAAAGAAGAAGAATCAAATACATCTGATAATAAATTAATCTATACTGGTCAAATTATTCCAGATAGAGGTTCTTGGTTATACTTTGAATATGATGCAAAAGATGTATTATATGTAAGAATTAATAAAAGAAGAAAAGTTCCTGTAACTATTTTATTTAGAGCATTAGGATATTCTAAAGAAGATATTATAAAAATGTTCTACCCAGTATTAAACATTAAAATTAAGAACAACAAGTTTTTAACTGAATTTAATCCAGATGATTTTACAGGTAGAGTTGAATTTGATATTAAAGATGATAAAGGTAATTTAGTTATTGCTGCAGGTAAAAGATTAACTGCAAGAAAAGCTAAAGCTTTAGTTGATGGTGGTTTAAAATTAATTGAATATCCACTTGAACTATTAATGGATAGATCTACTGCTAATACTATTTTTGATCCAGAATCTGGTGAAGTATTATTTGATTCATTAACTAATTTAGATGAATTAAAATTAAAAAAACTTTTAGATTTAGGATTCGATTCATTTGATATAGCAAATGATTTAGCTTCTGGAGTTGATAATTCAATTATTAATGCATTTAAAGCTGATGCTGAGTCATTAAAACTTCTTAAACAAACTGAAGGTATTGATGATGAAAATGATTTATCTGCAATCAGAATTTATAAAGTTATGAGACCGGGTGAACCTGTAACTAAAGAAGCTGCTAAAGAGTTTGTTAAAAAATTATTCTTTGATCCAGAAAGATATGACTTAACTAAAGTTGGTAGAATGAAAATGAACCACAAGTTAGGTGTAAATGTTCCTGAGTATGTTACTACATTAACTTATGAAGATGTTATTAAAACAGTTCAATACTTAGTAAAAGTAAAAGCGGGTCATGGTCATATTGATGATAGAGACCACTTAGGAAACAGAAGAATTAGAGCAATTGGTGAACTATTAGCAAATGAGTTACACTCTGGTTTAATCAAAATGCAAAAAGCAATTAGAGATAAAATGACTACTTTATCTGGTACATTAGAAGATATTATGCCACATGATTTAGTTAACTCTAAAATGATCACTTCAACAATTACTGAGTTCTTTACATCTGGTCAATTATCACAATTTATGGATCAAACTAACCCATTATCAGAAGTTACTCATAAAAGAAGACTTTCTGCACTTGGTGAAGGTGGTTTAGTAAAAGAGAGAGCTGGATTTGAAGTAAGGGACGTTCACCCAACTCACTATGGTAGAATTTGTCCAGTTGAAACTCCAGAGGGGCAAAATATTGGTCTTATCAATACTTTATCTACATTTGCAAAGGTAAATGATTTAGGATTTATTGAAGCTCCATATAAAAAAGTTGTTGATGGAATTGTAAGTAATGAAATTTCATACTATACTGCAACTCAAGAAGAGGGATTAGTAATTGCTCCAGGTTCAACTAAAGTTGATGAAAATGGAAAAATTGTTGAGCCATTAATTGAAGCTAGATTAGATGGTGAAATTCTACTTATGGAAAGATCTAAAGTTGATTTAATTGATATCTCTTCACAAATGGTTATGGGTGTTGCTGCATCTTTAATTCCATTCTTAGAACATGATGATGCCAACAGAGCACTTATGGGATCGAATATGATGAGACAAGCGGTTCCATTATTAAGACCAAGTGCTCCTGTTGTTGGAACTGGTTTAGAAAAAATCGTTGCAAGAGATGCATGGGAAGCAATTAAAGCTGATAGAGCTGGTGTAATTGAAAAAGCAGATGCAAAAAATATTTATGTAAGAGGTGAAGATGAAAACGGTGCTTTCATTGACCACTATACAGTAAATAAAAATGTTAGAACAAACAATAATACTTCATTTGGACAAAGAATTGCTGTTAAAGAGGGTGATATTGTTGAAAAAGGTCAAGTAATCGCTGATGGTCCATCTATGGATAAAGGTGAATTAGGTGTTGGTATCAATGCAATGGTTGCCTTCATGCCTTGGAATGGATATAACTATGAAGATGCGATTGTTTTATCTGAAAGATTAATTGAGGAAGATGCATTTACTTCTGTTCATATTTATGAAAAAGATGTTGAATGTAGAGAGTTAAAACATGGTAATGAAGAAATTACTAGAGACTTACCAGGTGTTAAAGAAGAATCAATTACTCACTTAGATAACTCAGGTATTGTAAAAGTTGGTACATTCGTTAAACCAGGTATGATTTTAGTTGGAAAAGTTACTCCAAAAGGTGAAATTAAACCAACTCCTGAAGAGAGACTTTTAAGAGCAATTTTCGGTGAAAAAGCAGGTCACGTTATTAACAAATCTTTAGTATGTCCAACTTCAATGGAAGGTACTGTTGTTGATGTTAAAGTATTCACTAAAAAAGGATACGAAAAAGATGAAAGAGCTATTGCTGAAATAGAAGCAGAAAAAGCTGAATTAGATGTTAAACATCATGATAAATTATTAATGTTAGATAGAGAAGAAATCTTAAAAATTAATGATTTATTATCTAAATCACCTTTAGATAAAGATGTAGAAGTTGATGAAGTAACATACAAAAAAGGTGAAACTATTCCTTTTGATGTTTTAACAAATGTTAATAGATTTGCTATGAAAAAAGTAGTTTCATCTTATTCAAAAGAAGTTGAGAAAAAATATAATGAAATTAAAGAGCACTTCATTAAAGAAAAAGCAACTTTAAGAGATGAGCATGAAGAAAAACTTCAAGTTTTAGAGCATGATGATATCTTACCAAGTGGTGTAATTAAACAAGTTAAAGTTTATATTGCAACTAAGAGAAAAATTAAAGTTGGGGATAAAATGGCTGGACGACACGGAAACAAAGGTATTGTTTCTAATATCGTTCCTAAAGTAGATATGCCTTACTTAAATGATGGTCAAACTGTTGATGTTATTCTTAACCCATTAGGGGTACCTTCAAGGATGAATATCGGACAAATCTTAGAAGTTCACTTAGGATTAGTTGGTAAAAAACTTGGAGCACAAATTCAAGATATTTTTGAAGCAAAAAGAGAAGAGTTTGTATCAGAATTAAGAGCTAAAATGATTGAAATTGCAGATGTTGCAAAATTAATGAATGGTAAAGAATTCTTAGAATCATTAAGTGATGAAGAATTAATTAAATATGGTCAAGATTGGACAACAGGTGTAAGATTTGCTACTCCAATTTTTGATGGTGTTAAAGAAGAAGAGTTTGCAAAACTATTTGAATTAGCAAAAATAGATTCAGATGGTAAAACTCAACTTTATGATGGAACTACAGGTGAACCTATGAAAGAAAGAGTAAACGTAGGTTATATGTATATGCTTAAACTTCACCACTTAGTTGATGAAAAAGTTCACGCAAGATCTACTGGTCCTTATTCTTTAGTTACTCAACAACCAGTTGGTGGTAAAGCATTATTTGGTGGTCAAAGATTTGGAGAAATGGAAGTATGGGCTTTAGAAGCATATGGTGCAACTTCTGTGCTTAAAGAGATGCTTACAACTAAATCTGATGATGTTGAAGGTAGAACAAGAGCTTATAGAGCGATTGCAAATGGTGAAAATGTACCAAGATCTGGTGTTCCAGAAACATTCTTCGTATTAACTAAAGAGCTTAAAGCTCTTGGATTAGATGTTGAGATTTTTGAAGAGGTAGAAAACGATGAGCAATAA
- the rplL gene encoding 50S ribosomal protein L7/L12 — MAISKEDVLEYISGLSVLELSELVKEFEEKFGVSAQPVAVAGAVAGGAAEAAEEKTEFDVILKDAGAKKINVIKVIRALTGLGLKEAKAMAEEAGAKVKEGISKEDAEAAKAELEGAGAVVELA, encoded by the coding sequence ATGGCAATTTCTAAAGAAGACGTATTAGAATACATCTCTGGTTTATCTGTATTAGAGTTATCTGAATTAGTAAAAGAATTCGAAGAAAAATTTGGTGTATCTGCACAACCTGTAGCTGTAGCTGGTGCAGTTGCTGGTGGAGCTGCTGAAGCTGCTGAAGAAAAAACTGAGTTCGATGTAATCTTAAAAGATGCTGGAGCTAAGAAAATTAATGTTATTAAAGTAATTAGAGCATTAACTGGTTTAGGATTAAAAGAAGCTAAAGCAATGGCTGAAGAAGCTGGTGCAAAAGTAAAAGAAGGTATCTCAAAAGAAGATGCAGAAGCTGCAAAAGCTGAATTAGAAGGTGCTGGAGCAGTTGTAGAATTAGCATAA
- the rplJ gene encoding 50S ribosomal protein L10 encodes MTKQQKAEIIDFLTGEFKGSQAVVVCDYKGLSHKELESLRKDAKANNTKVQVAKNTLVTVAVKNAELGDIELNGTNIFLWSEDQISACKVADKFAMANKDKFSIKSGIIEGEISDVNRVMAFAKLPSREELLGMLAATWMAPVANFTIGLDALRRKKEEEAA; translated from the coding sequence ATGACTAAACAACAAAAAGCTGAAATCATTGATTTTTTAACTGGTGAATTTAAAGGTTCACAAGCAGTAGTAGTATGTGATTATAAAGGTCTTTCTCATAAAGAGTTAGAGTCTTTAAGAAAAGATGCAAAAGCGAATAATACTAAAGTTCAAGTTGCTAAAAACACATTAGTTACAGTTGCAGTTAAAAATGCTGAATTAGGTGATATTGAATTAAATGGTACAAATATTTTCTTATGGTCTGAAGATCAAATCTCTGCTTGTAAAGTAGCTGATAAATTCGCAATGGCTAATAAAGATAAATTCTCAATTAAATCAGGAATTATCGAAGGTGAAATTTCTGATGTTAATAGAGTTATGGCATTTGCTAAATTACCATCTAGAGAAGAGCTTCTTGGTATGCTTGCAGCTACTTGGATGGCTCCTGTTGCTAACTTCACAATTGGGCTTGATGCTCTTAGAAGAAAAAAAGAAGAAGAGGCTGCTTAA
- the rplA gene encoding 50S ribosomal protein L1, translated as MAKVSKRYKELAQKIEDKQYALNEACSKIKDLKSAKFDESVEVALNLNVDPRHADQMIRGAVVLPNGTGKTVRVAVFAKGTKMDEAKAAGADIVGNDDLAAEIQAGNINFDVLIATPDCMGVVGKVGRILGPKGLMPNPKTGTVTMDVTKAVSDAKGGQVTYRVDKKGNMQAAVGKISFTEQAIEENVKAFVAAINKAKPASAKGRYITNAAISLTMSPSIKLDNLELMDIK; from the coding sequence ATGGCAAAAGTTTCAAAAAGATATAAAGAATTAGCACAAAAAATTGAAGACAAGCAATATGCATTAAATGAAGCTTGTTCAAAAATTAAAGATTTAAAATCTGCTAAATTTGACGAAAGTGTAGAAGTAGCGTTAAACTTAAATGTAGATCCTAGACATGCTGACCAAATGATTAGAGGTGCAGTTGTTCTTCCAAATGGTACTGGTAAAACTGTAAGAGTTGCAGTATTTGCAAAGGGAACAAAAATGGACGAAGCTAAAGCAGCAGGTGCTGATATTGTTGGTAATGATGATTTAGCAGCTGAAATTCAAGCTGGAAACATTAATTTTGATGTTTTAATAGCAACTCCAGACTGTATGGGTGTAGTTGGTAAAGTTGGTAGAATTTTAGGGCCAAAAGGTTTAATGCCAAATCCAAAAACTGGAACTGTAACTATGGACGTAACAAAAGCAGTTAGTGATGCTAAAGGTGGTCAAGTTACTTATAGAGTTGATAAAAAAGGTAATATGCAAGCAGCAGTTGGAAAAATTTCATTTACTGAACAAGCAATTGAAGAGAATGTAAAGGCTTTCGTAGCAGCTATTAATAAAGCAAAACCTGCATCTGCAAAAGGTAGATATATTACTAATGCAGCAATTTCATTAACAATGTCTCCATCTATTAAATTAGATAATTTAGAGTTAATGGACATTAAATAA
- the rplK gene encoding 50S ribosomal protein L11 — MAKKVTGYLKLQIPAGAANPSPPVGPALGQRGLNIMEFCKAFNEKTKDKGGFNIPVEITIYSDKSFTFVTKQPPMTDLIKKISGVKKGSDNPLKNKIGKLTKDQIMEIVDMKISDLNTDDKEQAAKIVAGSARSMGVDVEL, encoded by the coding sequence ATGGCAAAAAAAGTAACTGGTTACTTAAAATTACAAATTCCTGCTGGTGCTGCTAACCCATCACCTCCAGTTGGTCCAGCTCTTGGTCAAAGAGGTCTTAACATTATGGAATTCTGTAAGGCATTCAACGAAAAAACTAAAGATAAAGGTGGATTTAACATTCCTGTAGAAATTACTATCTATTCAGATAAGAGTTTTACATTTGTTACAAAGCAACCACCAATGACTGATTTAATTAAAAAGATTTCAGGAGTTAAAAAAGGTTCTGATAATCCATTAAAAAATAAGATTGGTAAATTGACTAAAGATCAAATTATGGAAATCGTAGATATGAAAATCTCTGATTTAAATACTGATGATAAAGAACAAGCTGCTAAGATTGTTGCAGGTTCTGCTAGATCAATGGGTGTTGACGTAGAATTATAA
- the nusG gene encoding transcription termination/antitermination protein NusG, with protein sequence MAQKWYAIQTYSGSELSVKRALLQLSEEMADGRISEVLVPTEDLIEIKKGKKVIVERPLYPAYAFAKIDLDTALWHRIQSMPKVGRFIGESKKPTALSDKDINMILEKVQNRAAAKPKVSFDEGEMVRINEGPFANFNGVVEDFDMASGLLKLNVSIFGRNTPVEISYTQVERVV encoded by the coding sequence ATGGCACAAAAATGGTATGCAATACAAACTTATTCTGGTAGTGAGTTATCAGTAAAAAGAGCACTACTTCAATTATCAGAAGAAATGGCTGATGGAAGAATTTCAGAAGTATTAGTTCCTACAGAAGATTTAATTGAAATAAAAAAAGGTAAAAAAGTTATTGTTGAAAGACCTTTATATCCAGCTTATGCATTTGCAAAGATTGATTTAGATACTGCTTTATGGCATAGGATTCAATCAATGCCTAAAGTTGGAAGATTTATTGGTGAATCAAAAAAGCCAACTGCATTATCTGATAAAGATATTAACATGATATTAGAAAAAGTTCAAAATAGGGCTGCAGCTAAACCAAAAGTATCTTTTGATGAAGGTGAGATGGTAAGAATTAATGAAGGACCATTTGCAAACTTTAACGGTGTGGTAGAAGACTTTGATATGGCTTCTGGATTGTTGAAATTAAATGTTTCTATATTTGGAAGAAATACTCCTGTAGAAATTTCATATACTCAAGTAGAAAGAGTAGTTTAA
- the secE gene encoding preprotein translocase subunit SecE, whose translation MSKLRSYYSSVKAELGKVIFPIKEQIRSAYLSVFIVVTVITLFLALIDTIMSLTLSSVIN comes from the coding sequence GTGAGTAAATTAAGAAGTTATTATTCTAGTGTTAAAGCAGAACTTGGTAAAGTTATTTTTCCTATTAAAGAGCAAATAAGATCAGCATATTTATCTGTATTTATTGTTGTTACAGTAATAACTTTGTTTTTAGCACTAATTGATACAATCATGTCTTTAACACTATCTTCAGTAATAAACTAA
- the rpmG gene encoding 50S ribosomal protein L33, translating into MRIKIGLKCEESGDINYTTWKNPKTHTEKFEVKKYCPRLRKHTNHKEVKLKS; encoded by the coding sequence ATTAGAATTAAAATCGGACTAAAATGTGAAGAGAGTGGAGATATTAACTACACTACTTGGAAAAACCCAAAAACTCACACTGAGAAATTTGAGGTTAAAAAATATTGTCCAAGATTAAGAAAGCACACAAATCACAAAGAAGTGAAATTAAAATCATAA
- the tuf gene encoding elongation factor Tu, with the protein MAKEKFERSKPHVNIGTIGHVDHGKTTLTAAITMCLGLKNGQATMDYDQIDNAPEERERGITIATSHVEYETETRHYAHVDCPGHADYVKNMITGAAQMDGAILVIAATDGPMAQTREHILLSKQVGVPYIVVFLNKEDQLDDEDKEEMLELVEMEVRELLSEYDFPGDDTPIVAGSAFQALEEAKGGAAGEWSEKIYNLMAEVDAYIPTPERDADQDFLMPVEDVFTIQGRGTVVTGRIEKGTIKLNEEIEIVGMKDTMKTTVTGIEMFRKEMDEGQAGDNAGILLRGIKKEEVQRGQVLVKPGSITPHTEFKGEVYILSKEEGGRHTPFFSGYRPQFYVRTTDVTGSCTLPEGTEMVMPGDNVEMTVSLVAPIALEKGTKFAIREGGRTVGAGVVAEIIK; encoded by the coding sequence ATGGCAAAAGAAAAATTCGAGCGAAGTAAACCGCACGTAAACATTGGTACTATTGGTCACGTTGACCACGGTAAAACTACACTAACAGCTGCTATCACTATGTGTTTAGGGCTTAAAAATGGTCAAGCTACAATGGATTACGATCAAATTGATAACGCTCCAGAGGAAAGAGAAAGAGGTATTACAATTGCTACTTCTCACGTTGAGTATGAAACTGAAACTAGACACTACGCTCACGTAGATTGTCCAGGTCACGCCGATTACGTTAAAAACATGATTACTGGTGCTGCACAAATGGACGGAGCTATCTTAGTTATCGCTGCTACTGATGGTCCAATGGCACAAACTAGAGAGCATATCTTATTATCTAAGCAAGTAGGTGTACCTTACATCGTTGTATTCTTAAATAAAGAAGATCAATTAGATGACGAAGATAAAGAAGAGATGTTAGAATTAGTTGAAATGGAAGTTAGAGAATTACTTTCAGAGTACGATTTCCCAGGTGATGATACTCCAATCGTTGCTGGTTCTGCATTCCAAGCTTTAGAAGAAGCTAAAGGTGGAGCTGCTGGTGAGTGGTCTGAAAAAATTTATAACTTAATGGCTGAAGTTGATGCTTACATTCCAACTCCAGAAAGAGATGCTGATCAAGATTTCTTAATGCCTGTAGAAGATGTATTTACTATTCAAGGTAGAGGTACTGTTGTAACTGGTAGAATTGAAAAAGGAACTATCAAACTAAACGAAGAGATTGAAATCGTTGGTATGAAAGACACTATGAAAACTACTGTAACTGGTATTGAAATGTTCAGAAAAGAAATGGACGAAGGTCAAGCTGGAGACAATGCTGGTATCTTATTAAGAGGTATTAAAAAAGAAGAAGTACAAAGAGGACAAGTTCTTGTTAAGCCAGGATCAATTACTCCACATACTGAATTTAAAGGTGAGGTTTATATCTTATCTAAAGAGGAAGGTGGTAGACATACTCCATTCTTCTCAGGATACAGACCACAATTTTATGTAAGAACAACTGACGTTACTGGTTCTTGTACATTACCAGAAGGTACTGAAATGGTTATGCCAGGTGATAACGTTGAGATGACAGTTTCATTAGTTGCTCCAATTGCTCTTGAAAAGGGAACTAAGTTCGCTATTAGAGAAGGTGGTAGAACTGTAGGTGCTGGAGTTGTTGCTGAAATTATCAAATAA
- the murD gene encoding UDP-N-acetylmuramoyl-L-alanine--D-glutamate ligase, which produces MNTYDRKIRILGKGITAQALKEKFPNAILYDDNDFKDYDLSSAELTVVSPGIPPYNEMVKKSTNVISDYDLFYEEMPLSIWITGTNGKTTTTQMTQHILEDYDSVYGGNIGVPLSKLDTNKKIWILETSSFTLHYTIKAKPNIFILLPISEDHITWHGSFEEYKNAKLKPLDLMEENDIAIIPNAFKNYETNAHVITYESSDDLCKKLDIDKSKIKFKEPFLLDSILALASLKILFDEVDYEKINTFHIDKHKVEEFFDLKSRLWIDDSKATNVDATINALVPYKSKDIHIILGGDDKGADLIPLFENIKDLNIYVYSIGTNTDKIANYCNKYEIPVKKCFNLDKAVELIDNNLNKDGVGILSPAAASLDQFNSYSHRGEEFKKFVSNLS; this is translated from the coding sequence ATGAATACTTATGATAGAAAAATTAGAATATTAGGGAAAGGAATTACAGCACAAGCTTTAAAAGAAAAATTTCCTAATGCAATTTTGTATGATGATAATGATTTTAAAGATTATGATTTAAGTAGTGCTGAACTAACAGTTGTAAGTCCTGGAATACCACCATATAATGAAATGGTAAAAAAATCTACCAATGTTATAAGTGATTATGATTTATTCTATGAAGAAATGCCTTTATCAATTTGGATAACAGGAACTAATGGGAAAACTACAACTACACAAATGACTCAACATATACTAGAAGATTATGATAGTGTATATGGTGGAAATATTGGTGTACCATTAAGTAAATTGGATACAAATAAAAAGATATGGATTTTAGAAACTTCATCTTTTACTCTACACTATACTATAAAAGCTAAACCAAATATTTTTATATTACTTCCTATATCTGAAGATCATATTACTTGGCATGGAAGTTTTGAAGAGTATAAAAATGCAAAATTAAAGCCTCTAGATTTGATGGAAGAAAATGACATTGCAATTATTCCTAATGCATTTAAAAACTACGAGACTAATGCTCATGTAATTACATATGAAAGCAGTGATGATCTATGTAAAAAACTTGATATTGATAAATCTAAAATAAAATTTAAAGAACCTTTTTTACTAGATTCTATTCTAGCTTTAGCTAGTTTAAAAATTTTATTTGATGAAGTTGATTATGAAAAAATAAATACTTTTCATATAGATAAACATAAAGTAGAAGAATTCTTTGATTTAAAAAGTAGATTATGGATTGATGATAGTAAAGCTACAAATGTTGATGCAACAATAAATGCCTTAGTACCATATAAGTCAAAAGATATACATATAATTCTTGGTGGTGATGATAAAGGGGCAGATTTAATACCTTTATTTGAAAACATTAAAGATTTAAATATCTATGTTTATTCTATTGGAACTAATACTGATAAAATAGCTAATTATTGTAATAAGTATGAAATACCAGTTAAAAAGTGCTTCAATTTAGACAAAGCGGTAGAGTTAATTGATAATAATTTAAATAAAGATGGTGTGGGAATCCTTTCTCCTGCCGCTGCTTCATTAGATCAATTTAATTCATATTCTCATAGAGGAGAAGAATTTAAAAAATTTGTTTCGAATTTAAGTTAA
- the mraY gene encoding phospho-N-acetylmuramoyl-pentapeptide-transferase has protein sequence MFYWFYRHLDINIFQYISVRAGMSFFIAFILTMILMPKFIRWAKAKKASQPIYEYAPESHQSKVGTPTMGGVVFIFATIIATVLTAKLNNFYVVGGLLTLGLFSLIGIQDDYSKISKAKNSEGLSARAKLLLQFVCAGVIAFILYHFSHTTDLYTPFYKFPLFEMGIYSIVFWMLVIVATSNAVNLTDGLDGLATVPSVMAFFTLSLLVYVTGHSVFSSYLLLPNIQIAGELVIMGAGICGALIAFLWFNSHPAEVFMGDSGSLPLGAFMGYMAIVAKSELLLLAIGFIFVLETVSVILQVGSYKLRQKRVFLMAPIHHHFEQKGWKENKIIVRFWIIAFMTNLFALLSLKIR, from the coding sequence TTGTTTTATTGGTTTTATAGACACCTAGATATTAACATATTTCAGTATATTTCAGTTAGAGCTGGAATGAGCTTTTTTATTGCATTTATCTTAACAATGATATTAATGCCGAAGTTTATTAGATGGGCAAAAGCTAAAAAGGCTTCACAACCTATATATGAATATGCACCTGAATCCCATCAATCAAAAGTTGGGACACCCACAATGGGAGGAGTTGTTTTTATTTTTGCAACAATAATTGCAACAGTGTTAACTGCAAAATTAAATAATTTCTATGTAGTTGGAGGACTTCTTACTTTAGGTCTTTTCTCATTGATAGGGATTCAAGATGATTACTCTAAAATCAGTAAAGCAAAAAATTCAGAAGGTCTAAGTGCTAGAGCTAAATTATTACTTCAATTTGTTTGTGCAGGTGTTATAGCTTTTATTTTATATCATTTTTCTCATACAACAGACTTATATACGCCTTTTTATAAATTTCCTTTATTTGAGATGGGTATTTATTCAATTGTTTTTTGGATGTTAGTTATTGTTGCAACTTCAAATGCTGTAAATTTAACTGATGGCTTAGATGGCTTGGCTACCGTACCTTCTGTTATGGCATTTTTTACACTTTCTTTGCTAGTTTATGTAACGGGACACTCAGTTTTTTCTTCTTATCTTTTATTACCTAATATTCAAATAGCAGGGGAATTAGTAATAATGGGTGCAGGAATTTGTGGCGCATTAATTGCATTTTTATGGTTTAACTCACACCCCGCTGAAGTTTTTATGGGTGATTCTGGTTCACTACCTCTTGGTGCGTTTATGGGATACATGGCAATTGTAGCAAAATCAGAATTATTATTACTTGCAATTGGATTTATATTTGTACTTGAAACAGTTTCTGTTATATTACAAGTTGGTTCATATAAGCTTAGACAAAAAAGAGTGTTCTTAATGGCACCAATTCATCATCATTTTGAACAAAAAGGCTGGAAAGAGAACAAAATTATAGTTAGATTTTGGATAATTGCATTTATGACTAATCTGTTTGCCTTATTAAGTCTAAAAATTAGATAA